The Punica granatum isolate Tunisia-2019 chromosome 4, ASM765513v2, whole genome shotgun sequence genome has a window encoding:
- the LOC116204726 gene encoding protein MKS1-like, with translation MDSLDLPPSGKSPRRELQGPRPPPLSVRKDSHKIRKPPAAQRPPSQASLPPKQPRQPVIIYAVSPKVIHTNPSEFMALVQRLTGPSPKYAASSSSPRVDPFSHPNGAVSPAARYASLERAAKSPITKRPRRDNDIDDDVTMLEGIDMMDRVVERTAMIPGILSPGPASLQPIPATFFSPPSDPNPLGFLHDFSPAMLYNNKNFNFSEISSLLQSPTPFVSPRMTSPLPSMDLFNNFFDL, from the coding sequence ATGGATTCATTAGATCTCCCTCCATCAGGGAAGTCGCCTCGAAGAGAACTTCAAGGGCCTAGGCCGCCACCGCTCAGCGTCCGAAAGGACTCCCACAAGATCCGGAAACCGCCGGCGGCACAACGCCCGCCATCCCAAGCGTCTCTGCCGCCTAAACAACCCCGGCAGCCCGTCATAATCTATGCGGTCTCCCCAAAGGTCATCCACACAAATCCGAGCGAATTCATGGCCTTAGTACAACGTCTCACGGGTCCATCCCCAAAGTATGCCGCCTCTTCCTCATCCCCCAGGGTCGACCCGTTTTCACATCCGAACGGTGCAGTCTCCCCTGCCGCCCGGTACGCCTCCCTGGAGAGGGCCGCCAAGTCACCGATAACCAAGAGACCAAGGAGGGATAATGATATTGACGATGACGTGACCATGCTAGAAGGGATCGACATGATGGACCGAGTCGTGGAGAGGACGGCAATGATCCCGGGAATCCTGTCCCCGGGGCCAGCATCTCTTCAGCCGATACCTGCTACGTTCTTCTCTCCGCCATCCGACCCCAACCCACTCGGCTTCCTGCACGACTTCAGCCCGGCGATGCTCTATAACAACAAGAACTTCAACTTCTCGGAGATCAGCAGCCTCTTGCAGAGCCCGACACCGTTTGTTTCGCCCCGCATGACTTCCCCCTTGCCATCTATGGATCTCTTCAACAATTTTTTTGACTTGTAA